In the Phaseolus vulgaris cultivar G19833 chromosome 7, P. vulgaris v2.0, whole genome shotgun sequence genome, one interval contains:
- the LOC137829307 gene encoding uncharacterized protein, translating into MRYDIYDDDDDYDYDHDDNDDDDDDYENNDDDDDDDDDNDDDYDDDDDYYYDDDDEYDDDFFINEEEEEEDDDADDNDDGDDDDNDNDDDKNNQNGNDENDHGDDDDDKNNHNGDDEDDDGDDNNDKNNQKGDNEDESSDNDNNNDDDNNNND; encoded by the exons ATGCGAT ATGATatatatgatgatgatgatgattatgATTATGATCACGATgacaatgatgatgatgatgatgattatgAAAATAACGATGACGATGATGATGATGACGATGATAACGATGATGATTATGATGATGACgatgattattattatgatgATGATGACGAGTACgatgatgatttttttatta atgaggaagaggaggaggaggacGATGATGCTGATGACAATGATGATGGTGATGATGACGACAATGACAATGATGATGACAAGAATAATCAAAATGGGAATGATGAGAACGatcatggtgatgatgatgatgataagaATAATCATAATGGGGATGATGAGGATGATGATGGTGATGATAACAATGACAAGAATAATCAAAAAGGAGATAATGAGGACGAAAGTAGTgacaatgataataataatgatgatgataacaataataacgATTAG
- the LOC137829306 gene encoding uncharacterized protein has product MTDLPIRKVLQKPDIAGRMVWWSVELSEFDIHYKPRESFKGHVYVDFVVELTYGGLHLDPRDFPWIFSVDGSSNQQGNRAGVILEGPSGLLIEQSLKFAFKVSNNQAEYKALIIGMLLSQELEAQNLLVKSDSLLVTEQVTGRYQAKLTIGCMSQVHHVPERSFH; this is encoded by the coding sequence ATGACTGACCTACCCATCCGTAAGGTTTTACAAAAGCCTGACATAGCAGGGCGCATGGTGTGGTGGTCGGTAGAGTTGTCCGAGTTTGACATTCACTATAAACCCAGAGAGTCTTTTAAAGGACATGTATATGTTGATTTCGTTGTCGAATTGACGTATGGGGGCCTTCACCTAGACCCTAGAGATTTCCCGTGGATATTTTCAGTAGATGGATCCTCCAATCAGCAGGGCAACAGAGCTGGGGTTATCCTAGAAGGGCCTAGTGGCTTGTTGATCGAGCAGTCGTTGAAGTTTGCATTTAAGGTTAGCAACAATCAAGCTGAGTATAAAGCATTGATAATAGGGATGTTGCTATCCCAGGAGTTGGAAGCTCAGAATCTATTGGTAAAAAGCGACTCATTACTTGTTACCGAACAGGTAACGGGCAGATATCAGGCCAAACTCACAATTGGTTGTATGTCTCAAGTACATCATGTTCCTGAAAGAAGCTTTCACTGA